The following nucleotide sequence is from Chloracidobacterium validum.
CGGCGCAGCGAATGAGCATTTCCTTTGTCCCGCCACCGGCCGGAAGCAGTCCGACGCCAACTTCGACCAATCCGATATAGCTTTCCGCCGCTGCGCGCACCCGGTCGGCATGGAGCGTCATCTCACAGCCACCACCCAGCGTCAGCCCAAACGGCGCAACCACGGTCGGCTTGGGTGAGTATCGCAGCGACATCACCGTGTTCTGGAAGGTCCGAATGGCGTGGTTGAGTTCATCCCACTCACCCTCCTGCGCACCCATCAGCATCATCATCAAGTTGGCCCCAGCACTGAAGTTCTCACCCTGATTTCCAACGACCAACCCGACGAAGTTTTGCGCTACTTCCTTGACGGCGAACTGGATCATGCTGATGGTGTCCGCGCCAAGCGCATTCATCTTGGTATGGAACTCGAGGCAGGCCACGCCATCGCCCAGGTCAATCAACGAAGCTCCAGCGTTTTTCTTGATAACACCCGTCCGCTCCTTGACCGACTTGAGCGCAATGACCCCCACCCGATCTCCGACTGGTTCATGGGTTTTCCGCGCTGGCACAAAAACTGTTGGCTTGGTGTCACTGGCCGCATAGAAACTGGTTTTGCCAGTTGCAAGCAGGTCGGTAACCAGTGCCGGGATTGGCTTGCCATCCGCTTCCAGCCGCTTGACCGTATCGGTCACACCGAGCGCATCCCAGGTTTCAAAGGGGCCAAGCTCCCAGTTGTAGCCCCATTTCATGGCGCGGTCCACCTGCACGAGGTCATCGGTGATTTCGGGAATGCGGTTGGCGGTGTAAACCAGGGCGTCGCCAATCACTGACCACAAAAATTGCCCGACTTTGTCTTTGCCATTGACGAGAAAGCGCAAGCGTTCGCGTCCGTCACTGATGCGTTTGGCTTCTTCGAGGGAAGGGAAGCTGACCTTGGGTTGTGGGCGGTACGTCAGGGTACGGTAGTCCAGCTCGTGGATTTCACGCCCGGCTTCCGTCTGAATCCGTTTGTAAAAGCCCTGTCCGGCCTTGTCGCCAATCCAGCGTCGTTCAACCATCTGGGAAATGAAGTCCGGCGGCACGAACACCCCCCGGCACTCATCTTCGGGAATGGTCTCATAAACGGTTTTGGCAACGGCAACGGTAGTGTCCAGACCCGACAGGTCTCCGGTGCGGAACGTGGCGCTGTTCGGACGCCCGATGGCAGGGCCGGTCATCTTGTCCACTTCGGTAATGGAAAGCCCCATGTCCATCATGACTTGGATCGTCCGCATGAAGCCATAAATGCCAATGCGGTTGGCGATGAAGTTCGGCCGGTCGTTGGCATAAACAATGCCCTTGCCAAGCAACTCGTCGCAGAGCTTGGAAGCAAAGCAGGCGGCTTCAGGATCGGTGTCCGGTGTGCGAATCAGCTCGACCAAGTACATGTAGCGCGGCGGATTGAAGAAGTGGGTTCCCAGAAAGTTCCGCCGGAAATCTTCCGACCGACCGGCAGCCAGCGACGTGATGGGAATACCGGACGTGTTGGAGGTGATCAGGCTGCCTGGCTTGCGGAAGGGTTCAATCTTCTCGTAGAGCGCCTGCTTGATGGCGAGGTTTTCGGTCACGGCCTCAATAATCCAGTCAGCATCTTTCAGCCATTCGAGGTGATCCTCAAGGTTGCCAGCCCGAATCCGGGCAGCATGGCTCGCCAGGAAAAACGGGGCCGGCTTCAGCTTGTGCATCTTTTCAAGCGCTGAAAGCGCAAAGCGGCTGCGGGCTTTCGCATCGGCATCAGGCGGGGTATCAGGCGGAACGATGTCGAGCAACACCACGGGAATTCCAGCATTGGCAAGGTGAGCTGCAATCTGCGCGCCCATCACACCCGCGCCAAGCACGGCCGCCTTTTCCATTCTACGAGCCATAGTCACAAATCCTTTTGGGTTATGAGATCAAGCCAACTCACCTAAGCTGAGTCGGATGCTTGAGGCCTATCCTGTTTGTCACCACGTTGCTGTCACGTGGTAGCTGCGCGCTCCTGTCCATAGATCGCGTCAATTTTGTCCTTGTATTTTTCATCCACGACACGGCGTTTGACCTTGAGCGTTGGTGTCAGCTCGCCGTTTTCAATCGTGAGTTCGTTTTCGAGCAAAGCAATGTTTTTGATTTTTTCCCACTGGGCGAGATGGGGGGTTAGGCGTTCGACTTCCTGCCGATAAAAGTCGAGCACTTTGGGATGTTCGAGTTGTTGCGCCAGACTGGCCGACGTGATGCCAGCTTCACGCGCTAGATTCTCAAGCGTGGACGGCGTCGGTACGATGAGCGCCCCTGGAAACTTTCGTCCATTGCCGACCACGACCGCCTGCACGATGTGTGGGGAAGTCTTCAAAATGTTCTCAATTGGTTGAGGCGCGATGTATTTGCCGCCAGACGTCTTGAAGAGGTCTTTCTTGCGGTCGGTGATCCGTAAGAAGCCATCGGCATCCAACTCGCCAATGTCGCCGGTACAAAACCATCCATCCGCCGTTAGGACTTCGGCAGTTTTGTCGGGCTTGTTGTAATAGCCCCGCATGACGTGCCGGCCACGGGTCAGGATTTCGCCATCGGGCGCGATTTTGATTTCCACCCCGCGAAGTGGCTTTCCAACCGTGCCGGGGCGGTTTTCAGCTTTCGTGTTGGACGTGATGACCGGGGAGGTTTCCGTCAGGCCATAACCCTCCAGGATGGACAACCCCATGGCCGAAAAGACGTGCGCGATGTCTTCAGCGAGAGCCGCTCCGCCAGACGAAAAGAACTTGATGCGGGGCGCGATCTTGTTCTTGATCTTGGACAACACGAGCGCGTGTGCAATGTCATACTGAAGGGAAAGCAAGGGCGGCACCTCACCGCGGCACTTGGCCCGTGAATACTCGCGTCCAGTCTGAAGGGCCCAGGTAAAAAGCTTTGTTTTCAGCCCACCGGCCTTGCGACCCTCGTCTTCAATTTTGGCCAGGATTTTCTCGAAGATGCGTGGCACGCTCGTCATGACTGTGGGCTGAATCTCCATGAGGTTCTGTGCCACGGTGTCCACGCTTTCCGCAAAGTACATCGAGACGCCTGAGTAAACAAAAACGTTCATGACCGTTCGCTCATAGACGTGCGAAAGCGGCAGGTATGACAGCGCGATGTCTTCGGGGCCGAGGTCAGTCAGGCGCTCGACGTTAGCCACCAGATTGAACGTCAAGTTGTCGTGCGTGAGCATAACCCCTTTGGGGTCACCCGTCGTGCCCGAGGTGTAGATGAGCGTCGCCAAGTCGTCCGGCGTGGCCGCGCGAACCATTTCATCGAGAAAATCACTCGGCACACCCCGGTCGCCCATTTGCGCCAGCTCCTCAAAGGTCATGACCTTGACCCGTGACGGGAGTGGCTTCGTGATCGTGACCGGATCAAAGGTCACGATGAACTTCAGTTGGGGCATCTCGCCAATCGCGTTAGCGGCTTTATCGAACTGCTTTTGATTAGAAAGGACGAGCGTTTCCGCACCGGCATCGTTGATGATGTAGGCAATCTGCGCACCGGTGGACGTCCCATAGATCGGGACGTCCACGGCTCCACAGCTCAGGAGCGCTACATCGGTAATCGTCCATTCAAGGCGATTTTCAGAGAGTAATCCCACCCGGTCGCCGCGCTGAATGCCAAGGGCAAGGAATCCTGACCGGGCCTTGCGTACCCGTTCAGCAAAGGCTGCATGCGAAACTTTGACCCACTGCCCAGCTTCTTTGTAAGCAAAGGCATCTTCCTTGGCATGATTGCGGATGGCAGCCGCATATGCTTCACAGAGGGTGGTCGGGAGTTTGGCGACCGATGGGGACGTACCGTATGCCATACCTTATGCCTCGTTGAGTTGGGGCGCTGAATGCCGCGCCTGGGGTGCCAGACCGTGCAAGAGAAGGTCGAGCACTGGCTCGACGGCGCCTGCCAGCGGTTTGCCACGCCGACTCAGAATCCAGTTGGTAGCCATTTCGTCGAGCGCGCCAAAAAACACTTTGGTGGCGATTCGCGCATTGATTTCCGCCCGAAACTCACCAACACGCTGTCCGTCCTCGATGACCTGCTGAATCAGGTCAAGGTACTCACTGAGTTTTTTCGTCGAGAACTCTTCCATGAACTTCGTTGAATGCCGAATCTCGACCTCAAACACCACCGCCAAGTCACGGTCGCGGCCGAGCATTTCCAAGTGTAGCCGCGCAATTTCACGGAGCTGGGCAAGCGGACTCGTCAACGGGGCAATCGCCGCCCGAACGTGCGCAATGAAGGAATCCAGCATTTCCGTGATGATGGAAAAAAGCAGGTCATCCTTGTTTTTGAAATATAAATAGACTGTCCCATCAGCCACGCCGGCTTCCCGCGCCACATCGGAAACTTTGGAATTAAAATAGCCGTTCCGCGCAAAAACCTTTATTGCCGCGCGGAGAATAGTGTCGTGCTTGCCATTCTCACCTTTGGAAGTTGAGGTCGGCAGCTTATCGGCGGTGCGGGTAGTGGCCGCGAGTCGCGCCATCGTGAACGAGCCCTCTAAAAGACTAGATTGAACTGTCGGGACGCCGGTGCGCATCGAAATCGTGCGCTGAATGAATCACCATTCAGAAGCTTAGACGGAACCAGGCTTGGATGCAACGGAAAAATCAGGCGGCAAGGCGTAGCCCGAGGCGCTACCAAGCCAACCGGTCACCGGGAAAGCTGGGTTGCGCAGGTGCGTTCGACTGGTGAAGATGACGTCGCCCTCCTTGCGCCATCCTGTCACGCTTTCGATCAAATATGGTGAATCGGACGGTTTTGCTGACGGCGGGACGCGCCTATCAGGATTTTCGCCTCTGGAGTGGCATTGGCTCGATTGGCTGGAATCTCCTGTTCTTTACCGTCTTCCTGTTGGCTGGCTTGCATGTTGTTCTCTTTCAGGGCTTGGGGATTGAGCGCCAATCATCACCGTTGATGGTGGCGCTCGGGTTTGGAGCCTTTTACGCACTTCATGCGGCCGTGAATTTCCCGCTTGAACTACTTGCTGGGTGGGCGTCTGAACGTAGTTTTGGCATGACACGCCGAACGCTCTGGCGCTGGTTAGGGGCTTACCTGATCGGCGTCATCGGTCAGGGGGTGTTGTTCGTTCTGGGTCTTACCGCACTTTGGCAACTGCGTGAATCCCTCCCGACCGGGTGGTGGTTGGCTGCTGCCGGTGGCAGCTTGGTCATCGTGCTCCTCATGGCTTGTTTACAGCCCTTCCTGCTGCCACCGGTCGTGCGGCTGAAGCCTTTAGCTGCTCCACAGGTGCTGGACCTGATTCCCGCGCCGCTCAGGACCGCGTTGCCGAAAGTAGTTGTGTTCACTGGCGATGATGATGAGGCCGTCAATGGTGGCTTGGTCGGATGGGGGCCGGCAACCCAAATCTGGCTCAGTCAAACCACCCTCGACAAACTCCAAGCCGAGCAAGTCGCGTGTTTACTCATACGCGAGCTTGGGCATCTCAAGGCTGGCCACCGCACGCTTGGTATCGTTGTTTCTGGCCTCTGGCTGGCGGTCGGGGTGGCGGTCGCCGCCAGCTTAACGGACTACGTTGGAACCGGAAGCCCGGCGGACTTGCTCATCCTGGCCGTTGGGATGACGTGGTGGAGCTTTGCCGGATTATTTGTGTTGCCCGCGCTTGGACGGCGCAGTGTGCTAGCGGCTGACCGCTTCTACCTGACCCACGGTGGCAACGCGCAGACCCTGCGGGACACTTTGCTCCGGTTGGCGGAAATCAACCGCGCCCAACCCGATATTGCTGGGGGCAAGCAGCAGGTCTTTCATCCACTACCGAGCCTCGATGCGCGTTTAGCCCACATCGAGCAATACTGTTCGGGAGGTCAGTAACAGCATGTTGCCATTGCCACGTCTCACGTTTTGGCTTTCGATGCCGTGGGGAAACCTCATTGCGCGCGCGCTGCATTGCCATGTCGGGAAGCCTCACCTGTGGTTTCTCCCGCCGTCCTGGATGTAGCCCACTGCCGACCTGTTATTTGATTTCGGGACGACAGACCGCTCCTTCAGGACAGACGACAAATCCGCCAACATAGAACGTCGCGTCTGCGAGTGAGGCGAAACCGGCGGCTCCATAGGGAAAAAGCTTGTCCCGGTCTTGAAAAAGGGCGACTGAAATTTCATCCGGGCTGTCGCTGGGCGTGATGAGGTGGCTGATTTTGTTGTCGCGCGCCACGATGCGAATGCGGTTCCACTGGCGCGCCTCGAACCGTAGCGGCAGCGGATCGCTCTGGACGGGTATCCCCAGGACGCCGTCTCGGTAGAGATATGTGTCAATCCGGCTGGTGGTTGGGGTCGGCGATTCCAGGATAAACACATAGCCATTGCGCTCGTCGCGGCCACGAACGACCCACGCGGCCCGCTGCCCCTGGGCAATCCGCAAGTCAAAATTAATCTCACAGCCGCGAAAGCCGACTTCCTTGGGAAGCCCGACGGCAAAGTTCGTCCCGCCGACGCGCAGAAGTTGCTGCTCAACGGCCCAACCGGGTGGGGCGTCCCATTTGTAGAGATTGGTGAAGTTGTCGGCAAACTCGATGATGGCTTCCAAGCGTGCCCGCAGCAGTGTTGGTTGCTCTGTCGTAAGCGTCAGGTCGGTTTCAAACGTTCGGTAGCGCTCCGCCTCAATCCGCAGCCGGTGCGTTTCATCCGGCGAGAGTTGCTCGATGACCAGCGAGCCGTCGGCCGAGACGTCGCCGCAGTAGACATCATCGGCGTAAACACGGGCGGTTGGTAGGGAATCAATGCGCAAGATGGCCTTGGGCGGTTCGGCAACTTCAACCTTTGCCGTGGCCGCTTCAAGTTTCAGCGTCGCGTTATAGACTGCGCGCGCGCCCTGTCGAATCTGGATTTTACGTGTTCCTGGCGGGCTAATCCGCGCTTCCAACCGCTGGCCGTCCAAACGCCACCGGGCTTCATCGAGCAACTGCCCATCCACGAAAACAGCCGGTTTGGGGGTTGGGCGCAGGCGCAAGTTGGGAATCGAAAGCGTGGCAAAGTTTGGCTTGAGTTCAGCAATGATGGCTTCCGACCGTCCGGCCGTGATTGTGATGTCGCAGGTAAAGTTCTCGTAATCAGCCGCGCGCACTTCGAGCCGGTAGCGCCCTGGGTTGAGCTTTTTTGTGAACTTCCCGTTGATGAGTTGGCCGCTGGGTTGGCTGTTGACCAACACCTCACCGGTCGGCGTATTGCTCGCCACGACCAGCGTACCGGCCGACGGCGGGCGATACGTGGCGGTCTTGATTTTTTTCTCGATGATGACACTGGCTTCTTTCTGCGCCAGGATACTGGCGCTTGGCGCGCCAATAAACAAGACAATGAGAAACAGTGCGGCGGTTATCCTCATGGCTGGGGCGGGTCGGCTGCAACACGGAAGCCCAGAAAAGCTTGTTTCTTGTCGGGGAGCGTCCATTTGCGACTGGTGGTACGGGCGTCCAACAAAAGTGACGCGAAATGGCCGCCACGGTAAACCTTACAGGTCAGGTCACGTTCGGTCGCGCGATAGCCGCTACCCGGATAAACCGTGAAATCAGACGCCGTCCATTCACAGACGTTGCCTCCCATGCCAAAAACCCCGAAAGCACTTCGGTCGCGGGTGTTGTTTGGTTCAACATTGACCGGCAGCACAAGCATTTGGGGGGTGTTGATCGCCTGGCGCGTGTTGGCCGTCCCATCGCGCCAGAAGTCGCCCCATGGGAAGAGCCGCTTGTCCGTTCCACGCGCAGCATATTCCCACTCGTCCTCGGTCGGGAGTCGAAACACAACGCCATCGGGATTGGATTTGGTCAGCCAGGCGCAGTAGGCTTGCGCATCGCGCCACGAAACCTCGGTCACTGGGAAGTCATCCTGCCCGGCCGGGTAAGTGCCTTGTTTCCAGCTTGGCGGCAGAGGGTGTCCGGTTGCTTCAGCAAATCGCTTGTATTCGGCGTTCGTGGTTTCGTATTTGGCAATGTAAAAAGCTTTCACCGTGACAGCGTGAGCCGGTGTTTCATCAATCGGCACGCGCTTGTCACTGGTGAGGTCGTCGGGGCCGGGGTCACGCCCCATGGTAAACGTTCCGGCGGGAACCAGGACGAAACTCTCCAGGGATTTTGGCGCTGCCGTTTGAGTGGGTGTCGGTGCCACACCCACTGGCACTGGCGTGGGCGTAAGCCAGCGGTTGAGCGCCAGTGCGCCAAACACAAGGCTTGGCACAACAACGGCAATTGCTGCGTAGAGCCACCAGTTCCGGGACTTGGTGGCTGGTTCGTCAAGCGGTAACCCGCTGCCATAGGGGCGCGTGTCACTGCTGGAGGCTGGTCGTTTCAGGGTAGCCGCGAAGGTATCTGGGTCGCTATCGGGCAAGGGTGCCAGGATGCGTCCTGGCGCGGATGTTTTGGGCGCAAGCTTTGCCGCCGCAAGCAATGCCTGTGAAAATTCCTGCGCGGTGCGGAAGCGGTCGCTGGGGGACTTCTCCAGAGCGCGATGAATCACCGCCGCGATTTCTTCCGAAATGTTGGGGTTGAATTGCCGAAGCGGCGGCGGTGGCTCGTTCACATGCTTGAGGGCAACCGTAAGTGGGCTGTCACCGTCAAAGGGTGGCTGTCCTGCGCACATTTCATACAGCACAACCCCCAGGGAATAGAGGTCAGCGCGTCCGTCAATGGCGCCGCCACGGCACTGTTCGGGCGACATGTAGCGTGGCGTTCCCATCATGGTGCCTTCCGTGGTCATGTTGACCACGGTCGAGGTTTGAATCTTGGCAATCCCAAAATCCAGCACCTTGACGACTTCTTCACCCCCGGCTTCGGGACTCGTGAGAAAGATATTGTCCGGCTTGAGGTCGCGGTGCGTAATGTTTTGCCGGTGCATAAACTCAAGCACGGCAAAAACCTGTTCGGCGTAACGCACAATCGTTTCAAGTGGCAACCAGCCAACGCGGGCTAGTCGTTCCCGCAGGGTTTCACCCTTGAGAAGTTCCATAATCAGGTAGCAATCACCTTGCTCGACGCCGGAATCAAGGACGCGCACCGCGTTCGGATGCTGAACTCGCGCCATGGCCTTGGCCTCACGCTTGAAGCGCTCGACGGCTTCAGCGTTGCTCGATAGGCTGCTTGCCATGATCTTGATGGCAACCGACGTCTCGAGTTCACAGTGCCGAGCTTCATAGACGCGCCCCATGCCCCCTACGCCAAGCAGTCGCACGATTTCATACTTGTTCTGAAACCGTTGTCCGATGGCGAGACCCTCGACGGGACGTTGTTTGGGGGGGGAAGTCTCAATGGCGACGGGCTGGGTGGCCGGGGCTCCGACCCGGATGGTCTCTCCGCCGGGGGCTGGTTTCAGACGCGCGCCGGTGCCAAGGTTCATCGTCTGCTCAACGGTCAAGTCCTGATCGGTACCGGCCGGAAGCGGGTTTTCCGTTAGTCCGTCCGTCAAAGCAGGCGCTGCCGCTGATGATGCCAGATGGGTGGTTTGGTCCGGCGCGCTTGGTCTGCCGTCAGATGGGTTAGCCATGACGTTTGGTAAACGTTGTCACTTGGGTTATTTGGCTTTGAACTTGACTTTGCCGTCAACAATGTCCACGGTGAAGTTGACCTGGGTCGTATTCCGCTCGGAACACAGCTTCTGTGTGTTCTGAACGATAATTTGGCGGAACTGCTCATAGCTTGTGTTGGTGGCTTCCCCAACCGTTCGTTTCGCCTGTTGTAGGCTCTCATAGAGTTTTCGGATACTTGATTCCTGCTGCTCCTGGGACGTGTTACGGCCAATCTGCACGGTCGTGGGTTCAAATCGTGGCGGCAATGGGTTGCGTTGGAAGTCGCCAAACACAGCGTCCACATCCAGCTCATCAATTGCCTCACCAAATTCCTCGCGCCGCTTTTCTTCACTTTCGCGGAA
It contains:
- a CDS encoding 3-hydroxyacyl-CoA dehydrogenase/enoyl-CoA hydratase family protein, which translates into the protein MARRMEKAAVLGAGVMGAQIAAHLANAGIPVVLLDIVPPDTPPDADAKARSRFALSALEKMHKLKPAPFFLASHAARIRAGNLEDHLEWLKDADWIIEAVTENLAIKQALYEKIEPFRKPGSLITSNTSGIPITSLAAGRSEDFRRNFLGTHFFNPPRYMYLVELIRTPDTDPEAACFASKLCDELLGKGIVYANDRPNFIANRIGIYGFMRTIQVMMDMGLSITEVDKMTGPAIGRPNSATFRTGDLSGLDTTVAVAKTVYETIPEDECRGVFVPPDFISQMVERRWIGDKAGQGFYKRIQTEAGREIHELDYRTLTYRPQPKVSFPSLEEAKRISDGRERLRFLVNGKDKVGQFLWSVIGDALVYTANRIPEITDDLVQVDRAMKWGYNWELGPFETWDALGVTDTVKRLEADGKPIPALVTDLLATGKTSFYAASDTKPTVFVPARKTHEPVGDRVGVIALKSVKERTGVIKKNAGASLIDLGDGVACLEFHTKMNALGADTISMIQFAVKEVAQNFVGLVVGNQGENFSAGANLMMMLMGAQEGEWDELNHAIRTFQNTVMSLRYSPKPTVVAPFGLTLGGGCEMTLHADRVRAAAESYIGLVEVGVGLLPAGGGTKEMLIRCADRARGTDADLLAFVKEVFQNIMLAKTSTSAEEARELGYLRPTDGVTMNRDRLIADAKQTVLALALEGYRQPTMRSDIPALGESGLAALKLGLHQMFRAGYATEHDVLIGSKVAKVLTGGDLNHPSTVSEQDLLDLEREGFLSLLGERKTQERIQHTLKTGKPLRN
- a CDS encoding AMP-dependent synthetase/ligase, producing MAYGTSPSVAKLPTTLCEAYAAAIRNHAKEDAFAYKEAGQWVKVSHAAFAERVRKARSGFLALGIQRGDRVGLLSENRLEWTITDVALLSCGAVDVPIYGTSTGAQIAYIINDAGAETLVLSNQKQFDKAANAIGEMPQLKFIVTFDPVTITKPLPSRVKVMTFEELAQMGDRGVPSDFLDEMVRAATPDDLATLIYTSGTTGDPKGVMLTHDNLTFNLVANVERLTDLGPEDIALSYLPLSHVYERTVMNVFVYSGVSMYFAESVDTVAQNLMEIQPTVMTSVPRIFEKILAKIEDEGRKAGGLKTKLFTWALQTGREYSRAKCRGEVPPLLSLQYDIAHALVLSKIKNKIAPRIKFFSSGGAALAEDIAHVFSAMGLSILEGYGLTETSPVITSNTKAENRPGTVGKPLRGVEIKIAPDGEILTRGRHVMRGYYNKPDKTAEVLTADGWFCTGDIGELDADGFLRITDRKKDLFKTSGGKYIAPQPIENILKTSPHIVQAVVVGNGRKFPGALIVPTPSTLENLAREAGITSASLAQQLEHPKVLDFYRQEVERLTPHLAQWEKIKNIALLENELTIENGELTPTLKVKRRVVDEKYKDKIDAIYGQERAATT
- a CDS encoding TetR/AcrR family transcriptional regulator — encoded protein: MARLAATTRTADKLPTSTSKGENGKHDTILRAAIKVFARNGYFNSKVSDVAREAGVADGTVYLYFKNKDDLLFSIITEMLDSFIAHVRAAIAPLTSPLAQLREIARLHLEMLGRDRDLAVVFEVEIRHSTKFMEEFSTKKLSEYLDLIQQVIEDGQRVGEFRAEINARIATKVFFGALDEMATNWILSRRGKPLAGAVEPVLDLLLHGLAPQARHSAPQLNEA
- a CDS encoding M48 family metalloprotease, translating into MVNRTVLLTAGRAYQDFRLWSGIGSIGWNLLFFTVFLLAGLHVVLFQGLGIERQSSPLMVALGFGAFYALHAAVNFPLELLAGWASERSFGMTRRTLWRWLGAYLIGVIGQGVLFVLGLTALWQLRESLPTGWWLAAAGGSLVIVLLMACLQPFLLPPVVRLKPLAAPQVLDLIPAPLRTALPKVVVFTGDDDEAVNGGLVGWGPATQIWLSQTTLDKLQAEQVACLLIRELGHLKAGHRTLGIVVSGLWLAVGVAVAASLTDYVGTGSPADLLILAVGMTWWSFAGLFVLPALGRRSVLAADRFYLTHGGNAQTLRDTLLRLAEINRAQPDIAGGKQQVFHPLPSLDARLAHIEQYCSGGQ
- a CDS encoding PEGA domain-containing protein, which gives rise to MRITAALFLIVLFIGAPSASILAQKEASVIIEKKIKTATYRPPSAGTLVVASNTPTGEVLVNSQPSGQLINGKFTKKLNPGRYRLEVRAADYENFTCDITITAGRSEAIIAELKPNFATLSIPNLRLRPTPKPAVFVDGQLLDEARWRLDGQRLEARISPPGTRKIQIRQGARAVYNATLKLEAATAKVEVAEPPKAILRIDSLPTARVYADDVYCGDVSADGSLVIEQLSPDETHRLRIEAERYRTFETDLTLTTEQPTLLRARLEAIIEFADNFTNLYKWDAPPGWAVEQQLLRVGGTNFAVGLPKEVGFRGCEINFDLRIAQGQRAAWVVRGRDERNGYVFILESPTPTTSRIDTYLYRDGVLGIPVQSDPLPLRFEARQWNRIRIVARDNKISHLITPSDSPDEISVALFQDRDKLFPYGAAGFASLADATFYVGGFVVCPEGAVCRPEIK
- a CDS encoding bifunctional serine/threonine-protein kinase/formylglycine-generating enzyme family protein yields the protein MTDGLTENPLPAGTDQDLTVEQTMNLGTGARLKPAPGGETIRVGAPATQPVAIETSPPKQRPVEGLAIGQRFQNKYEIVRLLGVGGMGRVYEARHCELETSVAIKIMASSLSSNAEAVERFKREAKAMARVQHPNAVRVLDSGVEQGDCYLIMELLKGETLRERLARVGWLPLETIVRYAEQVFAVLEFMHRQNITHRDLKPDNIFLTSPEAGGEEVVKVLDFGIAKIQTSTVVNMTTEGTMMGTPRYMSPEQCRGGAIDGRADLYSLGVVLYEMCAGQPPFDGDSPLTVALKHVNEPPPPLRQFNPNISEEIAAVIHRALEKSPSDRFRTAQEFSQALLAAAKLAPKTSAPGRILAPLPDSDPDTFAATLKRPASSSDTRPYGSGLPLDEPATKSRNWWLYAAIAVVVPSLVFGALALNRWLTPTPVPVGVAPTPTQTAAPKSLESFVLVPAGTFTMGRDPGPDDLTSDKRVPIDETPAHAVTVKAFYIAKYETTNAEYKRFAEATGHPLPPSWKQGTYPAGQDDFPVTEVSWRDAQAYCAWLTKSNPDGVVFRLPTEDEWEYAARGTDKRLFPWGDFWRDGTANTRQAINTPQMLVLPVNVEPNNTRDRSAFGVFGMGGNVCEWTASDFTVYPGSGYRATERDLTCKVYRGGHFASLLLDARTTSRKWTLPDKKQAFLGFRVAADPPQP
- a CDS encoding MXAN_5187 C-terminal domain-containing protein translates to MSEPKSLDEQISLLDEEIRRLKIEFDMYFNGGRDRPPYDTKWRVEALIKKIEENRSLRFQQRFRFNQIVARFVAFRRLWDRTLKDREEGRDLRAQYLANFRESEEKRREEFGEAIDELDVDAVFGDFQRNPLPPRFEPTTVQIGRNTSQEQQESSIRKLYESLQQAKRTVGEATNTSYEQFRQIIVQNTQKLCSERNTTQVNFTVDIVDGKVKFKAK